The Ochrobactrum sp. BTU1 genome includes a region encoding these proteins:
- a CDS encoding DUF3597 domain-containing protein, whose translation MSVFSSIRNAIFGKAVAAEISEISVVTTENQVTSDTIEQAKPVKPSQQVDVAAVLNRAVASKGQTLHWQTSIVDLMKALDLDSSLTARKALAAEFNFTGDTNDSASMNIWLHKALLRKLADHGGVIPSDLIK comes from the coding sequence ATGAGTGTATTCAGCTCGATTAGAAACGCAATCTTTGGGAAGGCTGTTGCGGCCGAAATCTCAGAAATCTCTGTTGTCACAACCGAAAACCAAGTGACATCAGATACAATCGAACAAGCGAAGCCAGTCAAGCCTTCTCAGCAAGTGGACGTTGCTGCCGTGCTGAACCGTGCGGTCGCTTCGAAGGGACAAACTTTACATTGGCAGACCTCGATTGTCGATCTGATGAAAGCACTTGACCTTGACTCCAGTCTAACAGCTCGGAAAGCCTTGGCTGCCGAATTTAATTTCACTGGCGATACAAACGATTCTGCATCTATGAATATTTGGCTGCATAAGGCACTACTTAGGAAACTTGCAGATCACGGCGGCGTGATTCCTTCTGACTTGATCAAGTAA
- a CDS encoding YegP family protein, producing the protein MTHKFEIYKDKAGEYRVRFKYNSEIMFSTEGYTSKASAQNAIDSIKKNGPAAPIEDNS; encoded by the coding sequence ATGACTCACAAGTTTGAAATCTATAAGGATAAAGCCGGAGAATACCGGGTTCGGTTCAAGTATAATAGTGAGATTATGTTCTCGACTGAAGGATATACCTCCAAAGCGAGTGCCCAGAATGCGATCGACTCGATAAAGAAGAACGGCCCGGCCGCTCCTATTGAAGATAATAGCTAG
- a CDS encoding EAL domain-containing protein has protein sequence MFGNVDCLDPECIRIVQLAINEGRIGRSVQPVFNVEDSQSILYNECFARLYDAQGNAHGASMFMPTLEAFGESPLIDRHILQLVLDELDRDPSISLGCNLSADNFKDLQRYEILYRQIAARAHLAPRLVLEVTETREISNLAVLCRAITDLRELGCKFALDDFGTGYSSPHLLAVAKFDIVKVDRFFVQSSFTDGGTRDALAHIVNFASCYVPAIVVEGIETPLHAARARSAGATHLQGYLLSIPVPAGNDRCMNAHAI, from the coding sequence ATGTTTGGCAATGTGGATTGCTTGGATCCAGAATGTATAAGGATCGTACAGCTAGCGATAAATGAGGGGCGCATCGGCCGTTCGGTTCAGCCAGTGTTTAACGTCGAAGACTCGCAGAGTATCTTATATAATGAATGTTTTGCGCGATTATACGATGCGCAAGGAAATGCTCATGGTGCGAGCATGTTCATGCCAACATTAGAAGCCTTCGGCGAAAGCCCGCTGATTGACCGACATATTCTTCAGCTCGTGCTTGACGAGTTGGACCGAGACCCATCAATAAGCCTAGGCTGCAATTTATCCGCAGATAACTTTAAAGATCTTCAAAGATACGAGATTCTTTATAGACAGATCGCTGCAAGAGCGCACTTAGCGCCACGTCTTGTCCTTGAAGTGACCGAAACACGTGAAATAAGCAACCTTGCCGTTCTCTGTCGCGCGATTACAGATCTTCGCGAACTTGGATGCAAATTTGCGCTTGATGATTTTGGCACGGGTTATTCATCTCCTCACTTACTTGCCGTCGCTAAGTTCGACATTGTCAAAGTAGATCGGTTCTTTGTTCAGTCCAGCTTCACTGACGGTGGTACCCGCGATGCATTGGCACACATTGTGAATTTCGCGAGTTGTTATGTGCCTGCGATTGTGGTCGAGGGTATTGAAACACCGTTACACGCGGCACGCGCTCGATCCGCGGGCGCCACGCACTTGCAAGGATACTTGTTATCGATCCCCGTCCCGGCTGGCAACGACCGCTGTATGAACGCTCACGCTATCTAG
- a CDS encoding EAL domain-containing protein has product MFDHIDCLDMEFINIAADAIRANRLAYVAKPIVGVSSHQLLYSECVPRLWTESGNVHDGPEFMPALEALGESPLVDRHILKLTLDGLELSAPSLLGCNVSIDNFADYEAYELLREQIVLRFKLATGLVLEINQTDSETDLALLSRALRELKALGCKLALKGFSAKNSFNFMQLAHFDIVKIDAFFINPKAPSLSETMELAKVIALAKHHVETIVVEGIETPTQERCVAIAGATHIQNVGVSEPQWLH; this is encoded by the coding sequence ATGTTTGACCATATTGATTGTCTCGACATGGAATTCATCAATATTGCAGCAGATGCGATCCGCGCAAATCGCCTAGCCTATGTGGCGAAACCGATTGTCGGCGTTTCTTCACACCAATTGCTTTATAGCGAGTGTGTTCCTCGGTTGTGGACGGAAAGCGGTAACGTCCATGATGGTCCGGAATTTATGCCCGCGCTGGAAGCACTTGGTGAGAGTCCCCTTGTCGACCGCCACATCTTAAAGTTGACACTTGACGGATTGGAACTCAGTGCGCCGTCCCTTTTGGGATGTAACGTGTCAATTGACAATTTCGCTGACTACGAAGCTTATGAATTGTTACGTGAACAAATTGTGTTGCGGTTCAAATTAGCGACAGGGCTTGTCCTCGAAATTAACCAAACCGATTCTGAGACGGATTTAGCTTTGCTTAGTCGTGCATTACGAGAGCTTAAAGCACTGGGTTGCAAATTAGCTCTAAAAGGATTTTCTGCAAAAAATAGCTTCAATTTTATGCAATTGGCCCATTTCGACATCGTCAAAATTGATGCATTTTTCATAAATCCAAAAGCTCCTTCACTTTCTGAAACCATGGAACTCGCCAAAGTTATAGCGCTTGCCAAGCACCATGTCGAAACGATAGTTGTGGAGGGAATTGAAACACCAACGCAAGAACGTTGTGTGGCGATCGCCGGCGCTACGCATATTCAAAATGTCGGAGTGAGCGAGCCACAGTGGCTCCACTAA
- a CDS encoding low temperature requirement protein A translates to MARTLHSLLRIRDGHHAHVANEELFFDLVYVFAVTQLSHTLLHHLTLWGATETLVLWFAVWLGWQYTCWVTNWFNPERPQMRFVLFASMGLALVMAASIPEAFGNRGVVFAGCYVAMQVGRTLFIAWQLGSDHPLSANYRRMLGWLCISGCFWIGGAFAEHELRLVLWVIAAICEYVSPMFGFALPGLGRSRASEWTIEGGHLAERCQLFVIVAFGESLLATGATLAGTEVWNSAELSAMLATFLGTIAMWWLYFATSSKDATMRITQSDNPGKVGANYHYIHALLIFGIIVSAVGNDLAMEHPSELASSAQIMVIAIGPVIYLLGSAIYKLVVYGRIPLSHVAGVVMLVAVAALGKDAQLLTLGWITTGILFVIGLWEKNRVKDN, encoded by the coding sequence ATGGCTAGAACCCTCCATTCACTGTTGCGCATCCGCGATGGGCATCACGCCCATGTAGCAAACGAAGAACTTTTCTTCGATCTTGTATATGTTTTTGCTGTCACCCAGCTCAGTCATACGCTCCTGCACCATCTTACACTGTGGGGCGCGACTGAGACATTGGTGCTTTGGTTCGCAGTTTGGTTGGGATGGCAATATACATGCTGGGTTACCAACTGGTTTAATCCCGAACGCCCACAAATGCGTTTCGTTCTCTTTGCGAGTATGGGATTAGCGCTTGTTATGGCGGCCTCGATTCCTGAGGCATTCGGAAATCGCGGGGTTGTTTTTGCAGGTTGTTACGTGGCCATGCAGGTTGGACGTACCCTGTTTATCGCTTGGCAGCTCGGAAGTGATCACCCCCTTTCGGCGAACTATCGTCGGATGCTCGGGTGGCTCTGTATCTCTGGATGTTTCTGGATTGGTGGAGCTTTTGCTGAACATGAGCTACGACTGGTTCTGTGGGTCATTGCAGCCATCTGTGAATATGTCTCCCCAATGTTCGGTTTCGCTCTTCCGGGCCTTGGAAGATCACGCGCAAGCGAGTGGACAATTGAAGGCGGACACTTAGCCGAGCGATGCCAGCTATTCGTAATTGTGGCATTTGGCGAGAGCCTGCTCGCTACCGGTGCCACTCTTGCAGGGACTGAGGTATGGAACAGCGCAGAATTATCAGCGATGCTTGCGACGTTCTTGGGCACAATCGCGATGTGGTGGCTCTACTTTGCAACATCGAGCAAAGATGCGACGATGCGAATTACACAATCTGACAATCCCGGTAAAGTAGGAGCAAACTATCACTATATCCATGCACTTTTGATTTTTGGAATTATCGTTAGCGCTGTTGGCAATGACCTTGCTATGGAACATCCTTCCGAGCTCGCATCATCTGCGCAAATCATGGTAATCGCAATCGGTCCGGTAATCTATTTATTGGGGAGCGCAATTTACAAACTCGTGGTTTACGGTCGTATACCGTTGTCGCACGTCGCAGGCGTTGTTATGCTGGTAGCCGTCGCAGCCCTTGGCAAGGACGCGCAACTTCTAACACTTGGATGGATTACAACAGGAATTCTCTTCGTCATAGGTCTGTGGGAGAAAAACCGGGTAAAAGATAATTAA
- the sthA gene encoding Si-specific NAD(P)(+) transhydrogenase, with amino-acid sequence MNLYDLIVVGSGPAGRRAAIQAAKLDKSVLVIEQGRRVGGVSVHTGTIPSKTLRETALNLSGWRERGFYGQAYRVKQEILADDLRRRLLITLNHEVEVLEHQFARNRVALIYGRAHFIASDTMEVVKEDGETTVVSAKSIILAVGTKPFRPDHIPFDGEVVLDSDELLDVKELPRSIVVIGAGVIGIEYATFFSALDTAVTLIDPKSTILDFIDREIVDDFTYQLRDRNMKLLLGQRVNKVERLASGKASVVVDTGRTINADMVLFAAGRTGATGSLNLAAAGLHADDRGRLKVNPETFETDVPGIFAAGDVIGFPSLASTSMEQGRIAARVAVGAIAKEPQKYFPYGIYAVPEISTCGLTEEEVKERGIPYECGVARFRETSRGHIMGLEAGLLKLIFSLKTRRLLGVHIVGEGATELVHIGQAVLNLKGTVEYFVENTFNFPTLAEAYKIAGLDAWNRMGEKVELQAPPQS; translated from the coding sequence ATGAACCTGTATGATCTGATTGTGGTTGGTAGCGGGCCGGCAGGGCGGCGGGCCGCGATACAGGCGGCTAAACTCGACAAAAGTGTGCTTGTGATCGAGCAAGGTAGGCGCGTTGGCGGCGTTTCAGTGCATACTGGCACGATCCCGTCAAAGACTCTTCGCGAGACTGCGTTGAATTTATCCGGATGGCGGGAACGAGGATTTTATGGCCAGGCATATCGAGTAAAGCAGGAAATCCTTGCCGACGACCTACGCCGTCGTTTGTTGATCACGTTAAACCATGAAGTTGAAGTGCTGGAACACCAGTTTGCCAGAAACCGTGTCGCACTCATATACGGCCGCGCGCACTTTATCGCATCCGATACGATGGAGGTGGTTAAGGAAGATGGTGAAACGACAGTCGTCTCAGCAAAATCGATTATTCTAGCCGTTGGCACGAAGCCGTTCAGACCAGATCACATTCCATTCGATGGCGAGGTGGTTTTAGACAGCGATGAATTACTCGATGTGAAAGAGCTTCCGCGTTCTATCGTCGTTATAGGCGCTGGGGTGATTGGTATTGAATACGCCACATTTTTTTCCGCCCTGGATACCGCGGTTACGCTAATCGATCCTAAAAGTACAATTCTAGATTTTATTGATCGAGAAATCGTCGACGATTTTACCTATCAGCTACGCGACCGTAACATGAAGCTTCTGCTCGGCCAAAGGGTGAACAAGGTTGAGCGACTTGCATCCGGTAAGGCCTCAGTTGTCGTTGACACGGGCCGCACGATCAATGCCGACATGGTTCTGTTTGCGGCCGGTCGTACGGGGGCGACGGGCTCACTAAACCTTGCCGCCGCTGGTCTTCACGCTGACGACCGAGGCAGATTGAAGGTGAATCCAGAAACATTCGAGACAGATGTGCCCGGAATATTCGCAGCTGGTGATGTGATCGGCTTTCCAAGCCTAGCTTCAACTTCCATGGAACAGGGGCGTATTGCAGCCCGTGTCGCAGTAGGAGCAATTGCAAAGGAGCCACAAAAATACTTTCCATACGGCATTTATGCTGTGCCTGAGATTTCAACATGTGGTCTGACAGAAGAAGAGGTGAAGGAGCGGGGCATTCCTTATGAATGCGGCGTTGCGCGTTTTCGCGAGACTTCGCGCGGTCATATTATGGGATTGGAAGCAGGTCTGCTCAAACTCATATTCTCGTTAAAAACGCGTCGTTTGCTTGGTGTCCACATTGTTGGCGAAGGCGCAACTGAACTCGTCCACATCGGTCAGGCTGTTCTCAATCTCAAAGGCACGGTCGAATATTTTGTTGAAAATACCTTCAATTTTCCTACATTGGCCGAAGCCTATAAAATAGCTGGGTTAGACGCTTGGAACCGCATGGGTGAAAAAGTAGAACTTCAAGCGCCACCACAATCGTGA